The genomic interval TTATACAGTGGATGGAGATTTAGATCAAGAAGAAAAAAATGAACTTCAATGTTACATAGATAAATTAAGAGGGGTTGATGAATACATAAAAGAACTTTTAGATTATGTAGAATCTTCAGGAGAGCCTACAGTAATCGCTATGTTTGGAGATCATCTACCTTCATTAAAGATAATAAATGATGATGAGAGTGTATTAAAAGATGGAAATAAATATTTAGCTGATTTCTTTATATGGGATAATATTGGCTTACCAAAGGAAAATGTAAATATGGAAGCAGAGGAGTTTACAACATATATATTAGAAAAGCTTAATATGGTGGCAGGAGTTATGCCTACTTTCCATAATGCATGTAAGGATGATGAGAATTACAAAGAAGATTTTGAACTTCTTCAATATGACATGCTATTTGGAAATAAATATATCCTAAATGAAAATAAAAATAAATATGAAAAAACCAATATGAAGATGGGATTAAAGGAAATAACTCTAAATAATTATGATATAAAAGATGATATATTAACTGTAACTGGTGATAATTTTAATTATAAGAGCAAAATTATTATAAATGGAAAGATTAAAGAAACTAATTTTATAGATGAAAATACATTAACAACTACTGAAATTCCTTCAAATATTAAAAATATTTCAGTTGGTCAAATAGGAAAGTATGATAAAATACTAAGTAGTAGCAATTCATTAGAAATAAAATAGTAGTTTAGTTTACATAAAAGGCTATTCAAAAATTATATGATTTTAATTAAATTCATAACATATAATTTTAAAATTTTAAGAATAGCCTTTTATTTATTAGCTCTTAGCATAAATTTATCTTTTAAGAATAAAATGTAAATGTTATACTTAATTTAAGAATTACTAAATTATACTAATTTAACAGGAGGATATTTATGAACATAATAAAAAAAGATGGAAGAATTGAAGAATTTAAAATTGAAAAATTATCAACAAGCTTATCTAATGCAGCAAGTGATTTAAATTTTACACTTAATAAATCAGATATAAATATAATTGCAAAAGATGTTGAGGAAACACTAAAATCAATAAGAAAAGATAATGGAAAAACTTCAAGTTATGAAGTTATTGGGGTTGTAATTGATACATTAAAAAATGAGAAGTTTAGTGATGTTTTAAGAGCATATGTAAAATATAGAAAATAATTAAAAGGGGCTGTATCAAATATAACAAATAAAACTTATTTTGATACATGCCCTTTATTTGTAAAGAGTATATTTTATTAATGGTAAATAGGGGAGAGAAGTGAAAATATGATAAAAAAAATAGTTGTAGCTGTAGGTTTAGCATTTAGTTTAAGTTTTTTGGTTGGGTGTGGAAATAAAAGTTTAGTAGAACAAGGTAAAGCTGCCATAAAACAAGGAAATTATGAAGAAGCTACAGCAATTTTTAAAGCGGCCAGTGAAGAGGATTCAAAGGATAAAGAAGAAGCTGAAAGCTTATATGATTTAACATATAATTATGTAATATCTAATAAAGCATATAATGAGTTTAAGTTAGATGTGGCTTTAGATAGTTTAAAGAAAGTAGAAGAAAATAAAAATAAAGAATTAATGAAAGAAGATATTACTAGTTTAAAAGAAGAAATAAGTAAAGATAAGAGTGTACTAGATGACTTTTACTCAAGTATGGAAAAGGTTAATGATTTAGAGAGTGAAGGT from Clostridium perfringens carries:
- a CDS encoding ATP cone domain-containing protein, whose protein sequence is MNIIKKDGRIEEFKIEKLSTSLSNAASDLNFTLNKSDINIIAKDVEETLKSIRKDNGKTSSYEVIGVVIDTLKNEKFSDVLRAYVKYRK